The Pseudoliparis swirei isolate HS2019 ecotype Mariana Trench chromosome 17, NWPU_hadal_v1, whole genome shotgun sequence sequence tgtgtgtgcctgtgtgagtgtgagtctctgagtgtctctgagtgtgtgtgtgtgtgtgagtgtgtgtgtgtgtctctgtgtgtgtgtgtctctgtgtgtctctgtgtgtgtgtctcgtgtctctgtgtgtgtgtgtgtctctgtgtgtgtgtctcgtgtctctgtgtgtgtgtctcgtgtctctgtgtgtgtgtctctgtgtgtgtttgtgtgtgtgtgtctctgtgtgtgtgtgtgtgtctctgtgtgtgtgtctctgtgtgtctgtgtgtctgtgtgtgtgtgtgtgtctctgtgtgtgtctctgtgtgtgtgtctgtgtgtgtgtgtctctgtgtgtgtgtctctgtgtgtgtgtgtgtgtgtgtgtgtgtctctgtgtgtgtgtctctgtgtgtgtgtctgtgtgtgtgtgtctctgtgtgtgtgtgtgtctgtgtgtgtctgtgtgtgtgtctctgtgtgtctctgtgtgtgtgtctctgtgtgtgtgtctctgtgtgtgtgtctgtgtgtctctgtgtgtgtgtctgtgtctgtgtgtctctgtgtgtgtctctgtgtgtgtgtgtgtgtgtctgtgtgtgtgtgtgtgtctctgtgtgtgtgtctctgtgtgtgtgtctctgtgtgtgtgtgtctgtgtgtgtgtctgtgtgtgtctctgtgtgtgtgtctgtgtgtgtgtgtctctgtgtgtgtctgtgtgtgtctgtgtgtctctgtgtgtgtctctgtgtgtgtgtctctgtgtgtgtgtctgtgtgtgtgtctctgtgtgtgtgtgtgtgtctctgtgtgtgtctgtgtgtgtgtgtgtgtctctgtgtgtgtctctgtgtgtgtctctgtgtgtgtctgtgtgtctctgtgtgtgtgtgtgtctctgtgtgtgtgtgtgtgtgtgtctctgtgtgtctgtgtgtgtctctgtgtgtgtctctgtgtgtgtgtgtgtctctgtgtgtgtgtgtgtgtgtctctgtgtgtgtgtgtgtctctgtgtgtgtgtctctgtgtctctgtgtgtgtgtctctgtgtgtgtgtgtctctgtgtgtgtgtgtgtgtgtctctgtgtgtctctgtgtgtgtgtctgtgtgtgtctctgtgtgtgtgtctctgtgtgtgtgtctgtgtgtctctgtgtgtctctgtgtgtctctgtgtgtgtgtctctgtgtgtgtgtctctgtgtgtgtgtgtctctgtgtgtgtgtctgtgtgtgtctctgtgtgtgtgtgtgtgtgtgtgtgtctctgtgtgtgtgtgtgtgtgtctctgtgtgtgtgtctctatatgtgtgtgtctcaccggCAGCAGTGAGCGTCCCTCTGAGGCGATGATCACGTTGACGTTGCAGCTGAACTCCATCGTGTGGAAACTGAAGTCATAATCCACCTTCTGCCACGAGATCAGGGTCCCCAGAGCCGTGATGTTACGCACacctgacatacacacacacacacacacacacagaggcacacacacacagagacacacacacacacagaggcacacacacacacagaggcacacacacacagagacacacacacacagaggcacacacacacacagaggcacacaaacacacacagaggcacacacacacacacacagagacacacagaggcacacacacacacttagaactACAGCGATGGAGCCGGTGCCTGGTGGCCCCTAAcggccccctggtggcccctAACGGCCCCATGTGGCCCCTAatggccccctggtggcccctaacagccccctggtggccccctggtggcccctaacggccccctggtggcccctAACGGCCCCCTGGTGGCACCTAAcagccccctggtggcccctAACAGCCCCCTATTGGCCCCCTGGAGCCTCACCCGTGGGGTCCAGCTGCCCCTGCTCCAGCCGGGACTCGTCCAGGAACAGCGAGGTGTTCCTGGCCAGCTGCAGCGCTCCGCTCCGGAGCCGGTTGGCCCCGTAGTCCTTCGTCGGCACCAAGCGCACCTGGTTCATGTTCTGGAGGGTCATGGCCAGGTAGTACgactggggagggggaggggggggttatTGTCCCTCGTTGCAGACACAGGTGAATGACCCCTCCCCCGGTGACTCACCGAGGGGACGAGCTGCCGGAGCGCCCGGTAGAGGCGCTCTGGGAACGCCGCCGGGCAGCCGCTCAGGTTCAGGGTGAACTTCCCCAGCGGGAGGACGTCCCGCCTGGTGTACCTGAGAGGAAACAAGCGTCGTGACTCCAGAGCGCCCCCTGGCTGTAGAGCGAGGCAACTACAGGGCGGGGCGGCCTACACGTTGGAGACGAGGTGCAGGATGAGGTACTCGGCCGCCAGGGCGTCGCCCAGCAGCACGCCGCTCAGGAAGGACAGCAGCTCGGCCCGCGCAGAGGACAGCTCGcccggagagggggaggagcctgaggaggaggagaagagatggaggagggggcgCCATCTGGTGGTGGGAGTGCAGATGGCAACTAACTGGAACTTCTACATCAATATTAATATGAGCTCAAGAAAGACATTCGGGGGACGTGCAGCTCCTTCAGGGGCAAATGGTGTTTGTCCGTGTTtacaaggagacagtgaaggcacCACTGATCGCCCGTCTTATTCTCTCCATGTTttaccaagacacacacacacacacacacacacacacacactcacaggcgcTGCCGTCCTCCAGGCCGGCGGCCGGCAGCAGCGGGTTGCCGTGCGGCAGCGGCGTGGCGTGCAGCATGTGGAGGCGAGGAACCAGCGAGGCCGGCGGGCTGTGCACCCGCTGCTCCTCCGCCGTCTCCATGGCGCCCGCCGGGTCCAGGAGGGACGAGGACGCGTCTCTGCGGGGACACAGAGCGGCCGgtgagcgaggagggaggagggggaggagtcagactaAAGAGTCTCGCTCACCCGTCGGCCAGGGCGCCGAGAGCCGGGCTCACGGAGAGGATGCCGAACACCTCCACGGCCTCGTTCAGCGTGAAGCCGTCCCGCTCCTCGTACACCTGCCAACGACGCGCAGCGGTCAGCGGCcgcgcggcgaggaggaggacacgagggaggcgGCGAGCGGACATACCTTGAGGAGGCAGGAGGGGCCTTTCTCTCCCGGGAGGGGGAAGTTCAGGTCGAGGTGGGcgggcgccgccgccgggccGCAGGGCGCCGCCTTCTCCCGCCGCTTACAGTCTCCGTTGCCGCGAGCTTCTGTCGGACTTTGAGGACCTTCAGCGAGAGAAACATCCAATCTTTAGACTTCCATCGCCAGATGATCTCGCCCCGGCTGCAATTAGCAGCtttcctacatttcccagagtgcCTAGCGGCAACTCCAGACAGAATGTTGCATACAAGGAGATGAACAGGACGCATAATGGAGCACAGAACACCAAACTAGAGGACGTCCTCAGACACAGCAGCTCGTACCCGTGTGCGGCTGCGTCTGCGGCTGCGTGTCcatgtcgtcgtcgtcgtcctcctcgtaGCTGCGCTTCTGCCTCGTGGGGGCGTACGAGGTGGAGGGCGCCACCCGGGCCCGGCTGGAGGCGGCGAAGCCGTGCGACACAATTAAGGAGAAAGCTCGTTGCACGACTCAAATCAAGACTCATCCGATACGAGGATATCTCCTTCGCCCACGGATTCTCTCCGGGGATCGGCACGCAGTAGAACGTCCGTCTCTCCGCCGTCAAGGTGTTCCCGGAGTTAAAATCCACCTGGAGACGAACACGACGGCGTCACGGCGGGCCGAGCCGGCGCCGCCGGGCCGCGGAGCGGTACTCACCGCGCAGTCCGTCACGTCCCGGTACTTCCCGCAGCGCAGCACCTGGAACGGTCACGGCAAAAAGAGCTCAATGAATCCCGGGCGTGCACGAGGCGCCGGGGGCGtgcacgaggaggagaggaggcgctcaCTTTCGCCCCGGTGGTCGGGTCGGCCGCCTCGTAGGCGCCCGTGTAGAACTCCGGGTCGAACATGTCCTGGATGAAGCAGCGGAACCTCACCAGGCTGCCGGGCGGCAGGTAGTGGAGCGGCACGTCGTTGAGGGACGGGACCTGGGAGGAAGGGCGTCATGTACAAGCGCGAGGTGGGCGTGGCTTCCGTGTGGCGTGCGCACGCCGTTACCCGGGTGTGAGCGTCCTTCTCCTCCAGGCGGTCCTTGAAGAACGCCACGGCCTTCGCCTCCCAGCCGGAGTCCGGAACGTTCTGAGAGGCAGCTGAAACCACCGAGAGCAAaacatgaggaccaggagagcCCCGAACACCGGAGCTCTCCTGGTCCCCcgaagaccttcaagacccCGAACCCCCcgaagaccttcaagaccccgatccccacgaagaccttcaagacccCGAACCCCCCAAAGACCTTCAAGACCCCGAACCCCCcgaagaccttcaagaccccgatccccacgaagaccttcaagacccCGAACCCCCTAAGACCTTCAAGACCAACCCCAAGACCTTCAAGACCCCGAACCCCCcgaagaccttcaagaccccgatccccacgaagaccttcaagacccCGAACCCCCcgaagaccttcaagacccCGAACCCCCTAAGACCTTCAAGACCCCGAACCCCCcgaagaccttcaagacccGAACCCCAAGACCTTCAAGACCCCGATCCCCAcgaagaccttcaagaccccgatccccacgaagaccttcaagacccCGATCCCCCcgaagaccttcaagaccccgaaccccacgaagaccttcaagaccccgatccccacgaagaccttcaagacccCGAACCCCCcgaagaccttcaagacccCGAACCCCCcgaagaccttcaagaccccgatccccacgaagaccttcaagaccccgatccccacgaagaccttcaagaccccgatccccacgaagaccttcaagacccCGATCCCCACGAAGACCCCGATCCCCACGAAGACCTTCAAGACCTCGATCCCCAcgaagaccttcaagacccCGATCCCCACGAAGACCCCGATCCCCACGAAGACCTTCAAGATCCCGATCCCCAcgaagaccttcaagaccccgaaccccacgaagaccttcaagacccCGAACCCCACCACGACCCCGAACCCCCcgaagaccttcaagaccccgatccccacgaagaccttcaagaccccgaaccccacgaagaccttcaagaccccgaaccccgaagaccttcaagaccccgatccccacgaagaccttcaagacccCGAACCCCCcgaagaccttcaagaccccgatccccacgaagaccttcaagaccccgatccccacgaagaccttcaagacccCGAACCCCCcgaagaccttcaagacccCAAACCCCCcgaagaccttcaagacccCGATCCCCCcgaagaccttcaagaccccgatccccacgaagaccttcaagacccAGATCCCCAcgaagaccttcaagacccCGATCCCCACGAAGACCCCGATCCCCAcgaagaccttcaagacccCGATCCCCACGAAGACCCCGATCCCCAcgaagaccttcaagaccccgatccccacgaagaccttcaagacccCGAACCCCCcgaagaccttcaagaccccgatccccacgaagaccttcaagacccCGAACCCCCcgaagaccttcaagacccCAAACCCCCcgaagaccttcaagacccCGATCCCCCCGAAGACATTCAAGACCCCGATCCCCAcgaagaccttcaagaccccgatccccacgaagaccttcaagaccccgaaccccacgaagaccttcaagaccccgatccccacgaagaccttcaagacccCCAACCCCAcgaagaccttcaagaccccgatccccacgaagaccttcaagacccAGAACCCCAcgaagaccttcaagacccCGATCCCCCcgaagaccttcaagacccCAAACCCCCcgaagaccttcaagacccCGAACCCCCcgaagaccttcaagaccccgaaccccacgaagaccttcaagaccccgatccccacgaagaccttcaagaccccgaaccccacgaagaccttcaagacccCGAACCCCACGAAGACCGCCACGACCCCGAACCCTCTCtctggggggacagggcctcctccggggggacagggcctcctccggggggacagggccttctcCGGGGACTCTCTCCCCATCACCTCAGACATTCTGCTTCACTCGTCTTTCAAAAAGCACTTAAAACTCATAAAATTTGTTCTAAAGCTTTTAGTGTTAgctcattatgtttttattttgtttatattgttgttgcttctattgtttttatttaccatGTTTATAAGTGCCTTGAGTTTCTTTTAACCAAATTAAACATTGGTTAtggtataaatataattaaaataagttTGAAAGTTGGTGGATAAGTGAACATCATTCATATCTTGATAAGTTATATCACAACTTGCTGTGTTTAGAGCAAAAACCACTCAAACCACTTCGCTGCGTTCAGGAAGTTAAACGACTTTCAGAAGCTTTAAAACGACCCGTGAACGCATCACGCCGTGGCTTTTCCATGTGTGAACAAGAGGCGTTCAGGACCACCTGCACACGCAGCACCTTCATCTCTGGACCCGGTGACCCGCGGCACCGGGCCGAGGTCCAACCCGCGGCACGTTAACCGGTAACGCGTGTTCCCTCGAGGCTGCGCGAGCAGCACGGCAGCTAGCATGGCACGTAGCCACGCGGCTAACGCGCTAGCTTCACGTTAGTTCTGTGAACTCACCAAACATCCCCTCAACGACCCCCAGAGGGTTGTGGATCCAGTCGTCTGTGGAAGGCATCGCTCAAGAGTATAAAGCGTAAGAAAATTAAAAGAGATATATCCGTGAAAACACTAGTTTGATCACTTTCATACAGACAGGATGGCAGAAGTGAGGGCGGGAAATTCGCGTCACCAGTCTGAGAGCGGAGTTCGTTTGTTTTGAACACGGGGACGAACCGGAGCGCGGAGCTAACGTGAACGAGAGGACACCGGTCACCTCGGCAAGGAAACGAAGATAACAATATACGTTTTGAGGTGGCAGATATTTAGCAAAATACCTCAAGAAGAAATAAGTGTTATCAAGTACTATTTCACTATGTTAGATTAATTAATAAtagtcctttttatttttattgtttaaatatatatactgtttatatatatatatgtttctatattttgttatattattattattataattttgtactctttgtactttttaaataataatatatataataataaagtcCTTTACATCCTGATCCACACCAgatggtggcggtaatgcaccaattcGTTGTTCACCGACCGCCAAAAGAACTCACGAAGAAGAAGGAGCGCCGAGCTGTCAAACCGACAGCTCACCGTCAACGGGCCGGGTGTTTGCGTTTAGACTGGTGGTGTGAGTGAGGAGATCAGTCGTGTGTTATGTGTACTCTTTTATcatcatattattaatattaaattaaaaatagcTGATTATTTTAGGCCATTAAAAGGACACAAAATCACAGCAATCGATGTAGTTACGCCATCTGACCTGTAGGCGGCGGTGTTTGTTTCTACTACCACCAACGAACTCCGGTCTCTACCTGCGTGGCTTTAGCAGATCGATAGAAGCTGCGTTCACGGTCCGGTGTTGCGGCGACGTGCGCGCGCTGCGTTAGAGACGCGTGTCTGCGCGAGGGGACGAGAGTCCGCGCGGCCGCCGGGCAGCGACGTCAGTGCGACGGTTAATTCTGGGCGGAAAATGGCAGATagaaaaagtaataataatgtcCCCAGCACCAGCGCCAATCTGCTGTTCAGCGGCGCTCCGGAGTTCAACTTCAACCTGCCCTTCATGCCGGTGAGCCGGGCCGCCGGGCCGGCGGGGCTGTCAGGAGGTGAGCCGAGGTCCGGTCCGGAGCAAACGTTAGCGGTGCCGTtagcatgctaagctaactaacGAGCTAACCGGGTCCCGGGCTGCTGTCActcagtgtgtgcgtgagagaaaCGGGAAGAAGCGACGAGCCCGCAGTGCCAGAGCCCAGTGGACCGCGCCGGGTTCCGGTCGGACCGACCCGGCGAACTAGCGGCCGCTTTAGAGAAGACAGGTTCCGTGTTCCAGCTAGCCGCTTTAACAACACACTGCCACGTTAGCCGGATGTCGTCTTCGTTGTTTCCGCTCAACGTGTTGGTGTCACGATGACTGATCGATCACACATGTTGCGCTGATGACTCATCATTTAAATCTGTAATATGCTTTTTATGAGACTGTAAATGTCTTTGGAGTTTATCTGAAGGTCCCCATGGATTTGCCCACTTCctgtgttgtgttcaagtgCATCGGTTGATTCGTGTGTCACAACTCCATGAGGCCACAGTTCAAACCGCTGCTTTGCTTTCAGTGGATCCCACCGAGGTGGGAGAAGAAGACAGCTTCCTAGGCCAGACCCCTGGAGGCGGGCCGGCCCCCTCGACCTTCAACTACTTCTCCAGCCCCGTGACCAGCGGCGACCCGTTCGCCGCCATCGGCCGGCCGCCGGCCCCGTCTGCAGCCACGACCTCCACGGGCCCGCCGTCTGTTCCCCACGGCGTGACGACGGCGCCGCCCCCCCAAATGAGTCCTGGACCGGCAGCGTTTGGCGGCGCCGTCGACCAGAGCCCCGTGGGGCGCCACACGCCTCCCGTGGCCACGATGACCCCGCCGCCTCCGCAGAGTCACAACCCGTACCGGCACACGCCGCTCGGCAGCAAAGCCAGACCGTGTCGTCCAGCTGCGGAGGTCCTGCCACCGACGCACACGCCTCAGCGGCATCCGGACGCCCTCGGCTCGCCGCCACAGACATTCCCGCCGCCGGCGTTCTCAACGGTAGATATCATCCGGTGACCGTCGGAGTAATTTGTCCGCTTCTTGATGACGGGTTATTGAAACCCCTCATATCGGAGAGCCGGCTCCATGCCTCGTGTGATCCCTTCTGTCTTCAGGCTCCTCCCTCACAGTTCCCGGCGCCGCCGCCTTCAGCCGGAGCGATGGTCCCCGCCGGTCCGATGATGCAACACAACTACAACGTGTACGAGGCCGTGCAGCCGCACTGGTTCTACTGCAAGCAGGTGGAGGCGAAGAGCGTCTGGCTTCCCTTCAGCTTCATCGACtcgctgcagctggaggagacgtaCAACTCGGGTGTGTAATCTGtgacgaggaggcggagctggagCGGCGAGGCGGTTcaacttgtttttatttgtttccgtCTCCCAGTTCAACCGGACCCAGAGAACGTGATCATCCGTACGGACGGCGGCCGCTACGACGTGCAGCTGTACGAGCGCACGCGCAGCGCGGTGTTCTGGGGGGAGGAGCCAACGGAGGTGCGGCGCTGCAGCTGGTTCTACAAAGGAGACGCGGACAGCCGCTTCGTCCCGTACTCGGAGGAGTTCAGCGACAAGCTGGAGG is a genomic window containing:
- the mcmbp gene encoding mini-chromosome maintenance complex-binding protein isoform X1, giving the protein MPSTDDWIHNPLGVVEGMFAASQNVPDSGWEAKAVAFFKDRLEEKDAHTRVPSLNDVPLHYLPPGSLVRFRCFIQDMFDPEFYTGAYEAADPTTGAKVLRCGKYRDVTDCAVDFNSGNTLTAERRTFYCVPIPGENPWAKEGFAASSRARVAPSTSYAPTRQKRSYEEDDDDDMDTQPQTQPHTGPQSPTEARGNGDCKRREKAAPCGPAAAPAHLDLNFPLPGEKGPSCLLKVYEERDGFTLNEAVEVFGILSVSPALGALADGDASSSLLDPAGAMETAEEQRVHSPPASLVPRLHMLHATPLPHGNPLLPAAGLEDGSACSSPSPGELSSARAELLSFLSGVLLGDALAAEYLILHLVSNVYTRRDVLPLGKFTLNLSGCPAAFPERLYRALRQLVPSSYYLAMTLQNMNQVRLVPTKDYGANRLRSGALQLARNTSLFLDESRLEQGQLDPTGVRNITALGTLISWQKVDYDFSFHTMEFSCNVNVIIASEGRSLLPSDCQVHLQPQVAPPLLEAPPLLEEEPPAAQLDKFRKYLGVARLLDYSISDDVAQAVEDDFVAMRKEAPQSVSPEDLHRMLVVARLLSVSRGHTSLSPADWLRAKQLELLRRSRTPPPPRLNEP
- the mcmbp gene encoding mini-chromosome maintenance complex-binding protein isoform X2, coding for MPSTDDWIHNPLGVVEGMFAASQNVPDSGWEAKAVAFFKDRLEEKDAHTRVPSLNDVPLHYLPPGSLVRFRCFIQDMFDPEFYTGAYEAADPTTGAKVLRCGKYRDVTDCAVDFNSGNTLTAERRTFYCVPIPGENPWAKEGFAASSRARVAPSTSYAPTRQKRSYEEDDDDDMDTQPQTQPHTGPQSPTEARGNGDCKRREKAAPCGPAAAPAHLDLNFPLPGEKGPSCLLKVYEERDGFTLNEAVEVFGILSVSPALGALADGDASSSLLDPAGAMETAEEQRVHSPPASLVPRLHMLHATPLPHGNPLLPAAGLEDGSACSSPSPGELSSARAELLSFLSGVLLGDALAAEYLILHLVSNVYTRRDVLPLGKFTLNLSGCPAAFPERLYRALRQLVPSSYYLAMTLQNMNQVRLVPTKDYGANRLRSGALQLARNTSLFLDESRLEQGQLDPTGVRNITALGTLISWQKVDYDFSFHTMEFSCNVNVIIASEGRSLLPAVEDDFVAMRKEAPQSVSPEDLHRMLVVARLLSVSRGHTSLSPADWLRAKQLELLRRSRTPPPPRLNEP
- the mcmbp gene encoding mini-chromosome maintenance complex-binding protein isoform X3; the encoded protein is MFDPEFYTGAYEAADPTTGAKVLRCGKYRDVTDCAVDFNSGNTLTAERRTFYCVPIPGENPWAKEGFAASSRARVAPSTSYAPTRQKRSYEEDDDDDMDTQPQTQPHTGPQSPTEARGNGDCKRREKAAPCGPAAAPAHLDLNFPLPGEKGPSCLLKVYEERDGFTLNEAVEVFGILSVSPALGALADGDASSSLLDPAGAMETAEEQRVHSPPASLVPRLHMLHATPLPHGNPLLPAAGLEDGSACSSPSPGELSSARAELLSFLSGVLLGDALAAEYLILHLVSNVYTRRDVLPLGKFTLNLSGCPAAFPERLYRALRQLVPSSYYLAMTLQNMNQVRLVPTKDYGANRLRSGALQLARNTSLFLDESRLEQGQLDPTGVRNITALGTLISWQKVDYDFSFHTMEFSCNVNVIIASEGRSLLPSDCQVHLQPQVAPPLLEAPPLLEEEPPAAQLDKFRKYLGVARLLDYSISDDVAQAVEDDFVAMRKEAPQSVSPEDLHRMLVVARLLSVSRGHTSLSPADWLRAKQLELLRRSRTPPPPRLNEP